Part of the Labilibaculum antarcticum genome, TTCCATTCCTCTTTCATTCGATTCAAGTCGGTAATCCAGGATTCAATATCATTTTCATGTTCAAGTTCTTCATTCAGAATCTGAACAGCCATTTGATAGGTAGAATGATCTTTGCCATTCGTAAAATCGGCTATTTCCTGATACCTTTGAATTGCACATCTTTCTCCCTTTAAGTTCTGTTCTAAAATTATTTCAATGTAAGGGTCGGATGGTTCGTCATAAGAACAACGAGCCAATTTCGTCCATTCGGTAGGATTTATTACGGGTGTACCGCCTAATTGAATAATTCTATTGACTACCAATAAAGCATGTCCTAATTCTTGGTCAGCATGTAGTAATAGTTCTGGTTCTACTTCGCTTCGCATAGGACCTTCCATTACCCTTGCGCCTATCCAGTATTGATAATACGCAAGCCATTCTTCAGAAAGTGCTGCATTTAGCATTTTAATAAGTTCTTCTACATCAACTGATGAAATTTTAATTCCTTGTTTGCCCATATTTTTGTTTATTTAAATTAATTGCATTTATCAAATTTTCCTCTTACCTGTTTTTACTCTTTTAATGGAATTATAAAGTTAATTATTTTTGATAGATAATGAGAATATTCTCGATTAGAATTATTGATTTCATGATAGACTATATCTATAAGTTTAGCTTTTTATTGCAGGATGTAATTTTTTGAACTAAGAAGGAATATTTAGGTGATTGTCTTTCATCTAGCATTTTACGATCCTGAACTTTATGTTTTATGTATTGTCAGACTTTCCTTTTACAGCCAATTTTCACTTCCAATAGAATTAGTCTTTAATCCAATAAAAAAAGCAGCACGTTCATCCATTGGATAATCGTGCTGCCTGTTATTTAGCTGCTAATTTTAAAAAAAAAGATTTGACCGGATTACTAAATTGAAGAACCAACTTCAAAACCATCCTACTGACCTAATCCGGTCAAAATCTACTCACTATTCGAATTCTGTACTATTTATGGCTCCAACCACCACCTAAGGAAAGGTATAGTTCCACAATGGTATTTAATTGTTGGAATTTAGTGTCTATGGTATTAATCTCTGAACTAAGAGCATTGTTACGTGCAGTTAGAACCTCAATATAGGTTGTGTTTTCGTAGCCGTTGTTTAGCAATTCTTCGGAATACTGAACTGCTTTTGTTAAAGCTTCCAATTCCATTTTCTGAATTTCATATTTTCTTCCTTCAGATTGGTAACTGTACAATGCATCCGAAACTTCTTTGCCTGCCTGTAGCATCGATTTTTTGAAATTGTAACGAGCTTCGGCTTGTTGAGCTTTAGCTACTTCATACTTGGTTCTGATACTTCGCTTGTTAAAAATTGGTTGGGTCAAATTCCCAATCACATTGCTAAACAATGAAGAGGTGCTGAACCAATCGTCGAAATTGATGCTTTCCAAACCTGCGCTGGCACTAATACTCAAACTAGGGTAGAAGTTACTGCGGGCAACATTAGTCAGCTCAAAAGCATTCATCAGGCCATATTCAGCTACCATTACATCGGGTCGGTTTCTTAATAATTGTGCAGGAAAACCAGTTTTCAATTCAGCCACAACCTTTTGGTCATCTAGTTTTCCACGAACAATATCTCCGGCATTTTGTCCCAGTAGTAGAGAAAGTGTGTTTTCTAACAAATTTACATTCTCTTCCAAATTTAAAAGAAGAATTTGAGTGTTGTACAATTGTGCTTCTGTTTGCTTTACAGCAGCTTCCGTTACCTGACCTGCTTCCTTAAGACTTTTCATAGTCTCCAGGCCTTCAATTCGGTTGGTTACTGTTCGTTTTGCAACACTAACCTGAGCATCCAAAGCAATCAACTGAAAATAAGCCGATGCTAAATTGCCAACTAAAGAACTTTCTACAGCTCTTCGAGCAGCTTCACTTTGCAAATAACCAGCTTGGCTTGCTCTTTTGTTGCTTCGGATTTTTCCCCAAATATCAGCTTCCCACGAAATGGTACCTGTTAATTGGTAGTTTTCGTAATTTGGGCCATTGCCGCCTGCCGAAATTCCTGTCAAGCTATTGTCCGACAATTCGTAGTTACCCCCATTTGCACCCATGTTAAGACTAGGCAGATAACCCATTTTACCTTGCTTGTAATAAGCTTCTGCCGCATTTACACGCTCAATAGCCATAAGGTAGTCCAGATTGTTATCCAAAGCTTTACTAATTAAGCTTTTCAGGTTCGCATCGGTAAACAATTCCTCCCAAGGCATGCTGGCAAGTGTTGCCGAATCGGTTGTGGAAACATTTCGATACTGATCTACAGTTTCCATTTCTGGTTGTTGGTATTTTTTTGCAACAAAACAGGATTGAAGACTGAATGCTGTCAAGACCAGACTAAGTATTATATATCTTTTCTTCATCATTTCTTTCTATTTATTCTGCAGTTTCCGATTCGTTATCTTCCGGTTTTGGAGCTCCTGTAATTTTTTCCTGAATCGACTGGAAAACTACAAAGAAGGCAGGGATCACAAACACACCAAACAGGGTTCCTATTAACATTCCACCAACTGCACCAGTACCAATTGAACGGTTACCTACAGCACCAGCACCACTTGCCAGCATCAATGGCACTATTCCAAGTATAAATGCGAAAGAAGTCATTAAAATAGGACGTAAACGTGCTTTTGCTCCTTCAGTTGCTGCCTGCATTAATTCCATTCCCTGACGGCGACGCTGTAAAGCAAATTCTACAATCAGAATCGCATTTTTTGCCAACAAGCCAATCAACATGATCAGGGCCACCTGGAAATAGATGTTATTCTCTAA contains:
- a CDS encoding ferritin-like domain-containing protein, whose product is MGKQGIKISSVDVEELIKMLNAALSEEWLAYYQYWIGARVMEGPMRSEVEPELLLHADQELGHALLVVNRIIQLGGTPVINPTEWTKLARCSYDEPSDPYIEIILEQNLKGERCAIQRYQEIADFTNGKDHSTYQMAVQILNEELEHENDIESWITDLNRMKEEWKKVRM
- a CDS encoding TolC family protein, translating into MMKKRYIILSLVLTAFSLQSCFVAKKYQQPEMETVDQYRNVSTTDSATLASMPWEELFTDANLKSLISKALDNNLDYLMAIERVNAAEAYYKQGKMGYLPSLNMGANGGNYELSDNSLTGISAGGNGPNYENYQLTGTISWEADIWGKIRSNKRASQAGYLQSEAARRAVESSLVGNLASAYFQLIALDAQVSVAKRTVTNRIEGLETMKSLKEAGQVTEAAVKQTEAQLYNTQILLLNLEENVNLLENTLSLLLGQNAGDIVRGKLDDQKVVAELKTGFPAQLLRNRPDVMVAEYGLMNAFELTNVARSNFYPSLSISASAGLESINFDDWFSTSSLFSNVIGNLTQPIFNKRSIRTKYEVAKAQQAEARYNFKKSMLQAGKEVSDALYSYQSEGRKYEIQKMELEALTKAVQYSEELLNNGYENTTYIEVLTARNNALSSEINTIDTKFQQLNTIVELYLSLGGGWSHK